The genomic window AAGGATCGATGATAATTCCTTCACCAAGAGGAAGAGAAGCATAAACTATTTGGCGCATAAAAGACTGGGGTTTGATACTTGGGTGATTCGCAATTTCCCGTTCTTGCTGAGGTGTTCTTTCGCTAAATATTACATCATTAAATGGGTTGCCATCGGGGTTTCTTCTTAGTCCTCCAGTTTGGAATTTTCGCAGGCAATCACTAACTTTCATTCCCGAAGGTATCGCTTTGCGAAAAATACCCCAAGGTTCGTAACATCCGCGAGGCATTGATGATACGTTGGGAAATTCTTGTTCGGCATTTTTGGGCCGATCGCCACCGCGAAGCGTTCTCACCAGGCGAATTAATTCGCCGCGAAATTCTAAACCACCTTCAACTAAAGCAGCAAAAACTAGCTGAGAAAGAAAGGCGTTACTGGCAATAAAAACATGACCACCAGGCAGCATTACGCGCCCTACTAATTTAGCCCAGTCGATGAAAAAGCACTTCAATTTTTCTCTTTCTTTTTGAGTGAGTGCGGTAAATCTTGGCAAAGGCGATCGCTGATGTCCATCAAAGGAAGGCGGTATTCTCCAAACTCCACCATTTCCATTTTCCCGTTTGGCAATTTGTTCTAAATCGTATTCTTTTACCCCATAAGGCGGATCTGTCACAACTGCATGAATGCTATTTTCTGGCATTCGATTTAGCCACTCGAAACAGTCTGCTTGTAGAATGAGAGAATGACCTATTTGTTTTGATGGGTAATCAAAGTTAAAATTGTTCATTTTTCAATTTTTAGACTTTACATATAAGCAATTTACAATAATTTACACTTTAACAATTGCTTTTCAGTTTTAAAAAGACAAAGCTTTGCTACAATACTTTCATCTGGGAAAATATATTCTTCATTTTTAAAGTGCCAGGGTAGGCATAGTTTTTGAAGATGTTTTTCAGTTCTCCATCGATATTTACACTCAATGGAATGAATTAATTCGCCTCTTTGCTCTTCGATTCTTTCTTGAGGAGTTCGACTTGTACATCCTATTTTATATCGGGTTATTTGTCCAATGCTTTTGTCAGGTAGGCGTCCAATATAAACAAATCCATAAACTGTATCTGCGCCTATCTCTTTATGATGCTTGATAATTTTATTGATTTCGGAGCAAGACAACTTTTTACCCAGGTTTAAATGAAGAAGTATTTCTTTTTTAGCTTCGTCTGGAGTACTTTCTTTGCCTATTTCATAAAGTGAAGATATATCATCTATCATATCAAATATCTCGGCAAATTCTAACGATTCCCTAATCTTAGCTACATTCATAGCTCTTTCAGCTTGTTTTTTGCTATCATTCCAATAGCACGAAAGCCATTCGACAAATTTTCCACGACCAATAATTTTTTTTGCCTCTAAAAGGTTATTTCCTTTATCAGCTACTTCATACTTAACTGCTTTTTCTCTCCTTAGCTTCTCTCCAATTTTTATTAGTTTATGTTTATCTTGTTCATCAAGGTTATCATAAATTTTATTATCAGCGCTTACCGACTGCTGATAATCTTGGGTTAAACTTGATTTTTGCTCAAAATACTTTCCATTTTTCAGGGAAAGAGCTAAGTCCAGCAGTACCGATAACTGCTCGTCTGAAAGTAGTTCGATCGCACTCAAAAGTTTTTCGCGAATATTCATAGTATTTTCGCTCGATAGCTAGGTTTAATTTATACCACAAAACGCGTAAATTTTATCATACAATAAACAGATTTTAACTCATCTGCGCTCCCGCTTAATTTGTGCGATCGCATCCTCAAAACTAATTACCTCATCATCGCCAGCTTTAGCAGCATCATAGTCATTCTTCTACTATGACCCCCTCTAAAAGTGCATCTGCTTCCGCTTTCATCTCCTCTGTATAAGGCACAAGAATAGACGGATCTTTGATCACATCTGCCATCAACGCATCTAAGAAAAGTTTCAACATTTTCTGGTCTTCCTCTTCTTCGTCATCCTCATCTTCAAGGACTAATTTTACCAGGAGAGTTTTATCAGATAAAACCTCAATTTTCACGCTGGCATTAGTCCATTGTGGATGCTCTTTATAAAATGATTCTGGCAGCGATAAACTGGGTAAATCATCTGTTTGGGTGGCACTCAAAGAATAAATTTTTGATGCCATAATTTCACTTCCTTTGTTGCGACTACTTATGCTGATTATACCATCGTAAATTCAAAACGGCAGATCGTCATACTCATCGATTTTTACCTCTACTTTCTTCTTTTCTGTATCAGATAACTCTATTACACCCGCAATCAATTTCCAGCAAGGATCGCCTTTTTCCCAATCGGGAGGTCGCCAAGGCATACTCAAACTAACTGTTACTAAACAATGATTTTTCGGACGATATCCTAAATCTAATTTCCTGACAAATACCGGATCTGTGATAGTTGTTGTTAATGATTGCCCATTTTCCGTGACAATCGTACCTGACCATTTTTGGCTACCTTCATATTTAACACCAAGGGGTTTAACTGATATTTCTACTGTTTTTACCAGTTCCAAGGTGCGACGCTGAGATAGTGGTAATGATTGCAAATATGGCACTTCCACATATCTCAAATCGTTGTGCAGAATATATTCCTCTTTGCTACAATATTGCAGCAGATAACCGGGTGGAACTTGTCCGACTCGCTGCCATTTTCCCGGTAAAATAGATAGGTTTTCACTCTCAAAACCGTAATCAGGCCCCGTTTTGGCTAAGGGAATTTCTAAAATATCTAATAACGCTGGTTCTAGTCCCCCAATTTGTCGCATTTCTTTAGGAACTTTCCCATCGGGTAAATCGGAAACAGCACGAATCCATTGTCCTTTAAATGTAGTAATTCCGGCGATGCACCTT from Leptolyngbyaceae cyanobacterium includes these protein-coding regions:
- a CDS encoding DNA methyltransferase, giving the protein MNNFNFDYPSKQIGHSLILQADCFEWLNRMPENSIHAVVTDPPYGVKEYDLEQIAKRENGNGGVWRIPPSFDGHQRSPLPRFTALTQKEREKLKCFFIDWAKLVGRVMLPGGHVFIASNAFLSQLVFAALVEGGLEFRGELIRLVRTLRGGDRPKNAEQEFPNVSSMPRGCYEPWGIFRKAIPSGMKVSDCLRKFQTGGLRRNPDGNPFNDVIFSERTPQQEREIANHPSIKPQSFMRQIVYASLPLGEGIIIDPFMGSGSTVAAAEAVGVSCIGIERYPEYYEMSRLAIPKLAALDISNQKNDLKKPIEEIEYQQLTLW